One region of Fragaria vesca subsp. vesca linkage group LG4, FraVesHawaii_1.0, whole genome shotgun sequence genomic DNA includes:
- the LOC101293869 gene encoding solute carrier family 35 member F1-like, with protein MRNLKELWVKKTLVGLGLGQFLSLLITSTGFSSSELAKKGINAPTSQSFLNYVLLAVVYGSIMIYQRKPLKAKWYYYLLLGLIDVEANFLVVKAYQYTSITSVMLLDCWTIPSVMLLTWIFLNTKYRCKKITGVVACIAGLVIAIFSDVHAGDRSGGSNPLKGDALVIAGATLYAVTNVSEEFLVKNADRVELMSLLGFFGAIISAIQISVIERNELKSIKWSSGAAFPFVGFSLAMFLFYSLVPILLKINGSTMLNLSLLTSDMWAVLIRIFAYHQKVDWMYFVAFAIVVVGLVIYSWGDKDEEQRLADVTHEDAERSKRFDEEVGSVTRNRGTMAGTSKAGGDNSKDEAPTSSTYREINP; from the exons ATGAGGAATTTGAAAGAGTTGTGGGTGAAGAAGACGTTGGTGGGTCTTGGGTTGGGACAGTTTCTCTCGCTTCTGATCACTTCCACTGGCTTTTCTTCCTCTGAGTTGGCTAAGAAAG GAATCAATGCACCTACTTCACAGTCTTTTCTGAACTATGTCCTCTTAGCAGTTGTGTATGGAAGTATCATGATTTACCAGAGGAAACCACTTAAG GCTAAATGGTATTACTATTTACTTCTTGGGTTGATAGATGTGGAGGCCAATTTTCTAG TGGTGAAGGCTTATCAATACACATCTATAACGAGTGTAATGTTGCTGGATTGTTGGACTATCCCATCGGTCATGCTTCTTACATGGATATTCCTCAATACAAAATATAGATGTAAAAAGATAACCGGTGTGGTGGCCTGTATTGCTGGCCTTGTCATAGCTATTTTCTCAGATGTTCATGCAGGTGACCGATCAG GAGGGAGCAATCCCCTTAAAGGGGATGCACTAGTAATTGCCGGTGCTACACTGTATGCCGTCACTAACGTCAGTGAG GAGTTTCTAGTGAAGAATGCTGACAGAGTTGAACTCATGTCCTTGCTGGGCTTTTTTGGTGCCATTATCAGTGCGATCCAAAT AAGCGTAATAGAACGTAATGAGCTCAAATCCATCAAGTGGTCGTCTGGAGCT GCATTTCCTTTTGTTGGATTTTCATTGGCTATGTTCCTCTTTTACTCATTAGTCCCAATCTTACTTAAG ATTAATGGATCTACGATGTTAAACCTGTCATTGCTGACATCAGACATGTGGGCAGTCTTAATTCGCATTTTTGCTTACCATCAGAAG GTTGATTGGATGTACTTTGTGGCCTTTGCGATCGTCGTTGTTGGGCTTGTTATTTATTCATG GGGTGACAAGGACGAGGAACAACGCTTGGCTGATGTTACGCATGAAGACGCAGAGAGAAGCAAACGTTTTGATGAGGAAGTCGGTTCAGTAACTCGCAACCGAGGAACAATGGCTGGGACCTCAAAAGCAGGAGGGGATAACAGCAAGGATGAAGCTCCTACTAGCTCTACGTACAGAGAGATAAATCCTTGA
- the LOC101308570 gene encoding putative ribonuclease H protein At1g65750-like, translating into MVILYISSYGHGNKTLWGCCIGAGGVLRDSNGNWISGFAASLGNGSVLDAKAWGLPLDLKMAYTSQCTSLLIESDSNVIVQMLKKGVDDLHPLYSVLGRCKFLMDKLFMCDVSHVHREINMVANILSKSRLSSEFGVQYFQQPPPQVVNAALDDLCDTAKFKNVARAI; encoded by the coding sequence ATGGTAATTTTGTATATTTCTTCTTATGGGCATGGCAACAAAACCTTATGGGGATGTTGTATTGGTGCTGGGGGTGTGTTAAGAGACAGTAATGGCAATTGGATTTCTGGTTTTGCTGCTAGTTTGGGAAATGGCTCTGTTCTGGACGCTAAAGCATGGGGTTTACCCTTGGATTTAAAGATGGCTTACACTTCCCAATGCACTTCGCTCCTTATTGAATCTGATTCTAATGTTATTGTTCAAATGTTGAAGAAAGGGGTTGATGATTTGCATCCTTTATACAGTGTGCTTGGTAGATGCAAATTTTTGATGGACAAGCTCTTTATGTGTGATGTCTCACATGTGCACAGAGAGATCAACATGGTGGCTAATATTCTCTCTAAGTCCAGATTAAGTTCTGAGTTTGGAGTGCAATATTTTCAGCAACCTCCTCCACAAGTTGTTAATGCTGCTCTTGATGACTTGTGTGATACTGCTAAGTTTAAGAATGTCGCTAGAGCTATCTAG
- the LOC101294162 gene encoding mediator of RNA polymerase II transcription subunit 28-like translates to MQSPKEDMVACVKALEDALLPCLPARELQAIDRSPHPSHHIDVERHARDFMDAAKKLQLYFLGLQREDQPTSAEQIKQEIGVMEEELNIKTEIIKKHERLIQGWKKELKDQLNKHNTELQKV, encoded by the exons ATGCAATCTCCAAAGGAAGACATGGTGGCTTGTGTGAAGGCACTAGAGGATGCTTTGCTTCCATGCTTGCCTGCCAGAGAGCTTCAAGCAATTGACCGCTCTCCCCATCCTTCTCATCACA TTGATGTGGAGAGACATGCCAGAGATTTTATGGACGCTGCCAAAAAGCTTCAGCTGTATTTTCTTGGTCTGCAACGTGAGGATCAGCCAACAAGTGCTGAACAAATTAAACAG GAGATCGGTGTGATGGAAGAGGAGTTGAACATAAAGACTGAGATTATCAAGAAGCATGAAAGGCTAATCCAGGGGTGGAAAAAGGAGTTAAAAGACCAATTGAACAAGCACAATACGGAGCTTCAGAAAGTGTAG